In Primulina huaijiensis isolate GDHJ02 chromosome 6, ASM1229523v2, whole genome shotgun sequence, a single window of DNA contains:
- the LOC140979865 gene encoding protein HEADING DATE 3B-like: MKRGKDEEKTMGPMFPRLHVNEIEKRGPRAPPRNKMALYEQLSIPSQRFTGTVDLVSSSSQGGGNEKGIFVSRQLLPRHRSEKQYKQFSDSSTPLTLVDQRKESDDDDFRVPIFIHSKSSVEHGKSTNVFIAEKPPPSNFSHLDPLFKFRKDSIQNKEKLRELVADPDKAISNSSSLCQKTIVSSLDGIERSKSDGSVQLDVCPEFQPVSDMHDSEVCGEHISTMNKRISSVMTRDISYGSKPNKDQPRVNTMSETYITDTIAGLEITPDDVVGIIGQKRFWKARRAIVNQQRVFADQVFELHRLMKVQKSIATLPHFLLEDVVRISKPVKALTENKVPLDCPNKALPSVSNPKGDSKKPVTEEGSAENSIAKSYLSSVQNNVLPPNYRITCNQARPWSFNQPHGPQWLVPVMSPSEGLVYKPYPGPGYVGPAIPSNNFMTPAYGVPAIHAQYQLPSFQSPSSHPYFPAFGMPVMSTTSLSSSSVEQVNQPSIPGQFQLANLSSQRNNSVPGRENLQLPEDIEVQGSTASSPTERVKSSGSGSVLDKTSVLRLFPTSPTEPECPPSLPRVIKVVPHKAGSATESVARIFRSIQEERKHHDSL, from the exons ATGAAAAGAGGCAAAGATGAGGAAAAGACGATGGGGCCTATGTTTCCAAGGCTTCATGTTAATGAGATTGAGAAGCGAGGGCCAAGAGCACCACCTAGAAACAAGATGGCCCTTTACGAGCAGCTGAGCATCCCTTCACAAAGATTTACTGGGACAGTGGATTTGGTGTCATCTTCGAGCCAG GGTGGTGGAAATGAAAAGGGTATTTTTGTTTCTCGGCAGCTGCTGCCAAGGCATCGATCTGAGAAACAGTACAAGCAATTTTCTGATTCCAGTACTCCGTTGACACTAGTTGATCAAAGAAAGGAATCGGATGATGATGACTTTAGAGTTCCCATTTTCATACACTCCAAATCAAGTGTAGAACATGGTAAATCTACAAATGTTTTTATTGCGGAAAAACCACCCCCCTCCAACTTTTCTCACCTCGATCCCTTGTTCAAGTTCCGAAAAGACAGCATTCAAAACAAAGAGAAATTGAGAGAGCTGGTGGCTGATCCGGATAAAGCTATCTCAAATTCTTCATCTCTATGTCAAAAAACAATAGTTAGCTCACTAGATGGTATTGAAAGATCGAAGAGTGATGGTAGTGTGCAATTAGATGTCTGCCCCGAGTTTCAACCTGTTAGCGATATGCATGATTCTGAAGTATGTGGCGAGCATATATCCACCATGAATAAAAGAATTTCTTCTGTTATGACTAGAGATATTAGTTATGGCTCAAAACCTAATAAAGATCAGCCAAGGGTTAACACTATGTCTGAAACTTACATTACTGATACTATAGCCGGACTGGAGATAACACCGGATGATGTCGTTGGCATAATTGGTCAGAAACGGTTTTGGAAAGCCAGGCGGGCAATTGTCAA TCAACAAAGGGTGTTTGCTGATCAAGTATTTGAATTGCATAGATTAATGAAG GTCCAGAAATCTATCGCCACATTGCCGCATTTTTTGCTAGAGGATGTTGTCCGTATAAGCAAACCTGTGAAGGCTTTGACAGAAAATAAAGTTCCCTTGGATTGTCCCAATAAAGCTCTTCCCAGTGTTTCCAATCCAAAAGGTGACTCGAAAAAGCCTGTCACTGAAGAAGGTTCAGCTGAAAATTCTATCGCGAAATCGTATTTATCTTCTGTTCAAAACAATGTGTTGCCTCCAAACTACAGAATTACTTGCAATCAAGCTAGACCATGGTCTTTTAATCAACCACATGGCCCACAATGGTTGGTTCCTGTTATGTCCCCTTCCGAAGGACTGGTATACAAACCATATCCTGGCCCTGGCTATGTGGGTCCAGCGATTCCTAGCAATAATTTCATGACTCCAGCATATGGAGTTCCTGCTATACACGCACAGTACCAATTACCATCTTTTCAATCCCCCAGTTCTCACCCCTACTTTCCAGCTTTCGGGATGCCTGTCATGAGTACAACTTCTTTATCCAGTTCTTCCGTTGAACAAGTGAATCAGCCGTCTATACCAGGGCAATTCCAGTTAGCCAATCTGTCCAGCCAGAGGAACAATTCTGTGCCGGGCCGGGAAAACTTGCAGTTACCCGAGGATATTGAAGTACAAGGTAGCACAGCAAGCAGTCCAACTGAAAGAGTGAAGAGTAGTGGGTCAGGCAGTGTCTTGGATAAAACAAGCGTGCTTCGACTTTTTCCCACGTCTCCAACCGAACCTGAATGCCCCCCCAGTCTCCCTCGGGTGATTAAGGTTGTTCCTCACAAGGCAGGATCTGCGACTGAATCTGTTGCTAGAATTTTTCGGTCCATTCAAGAAGAGAGAAAACACCATGATTCATTGTAG